In Lycium ferocissimum isolate CSIRO_LF1 chromosome 7, AGI_CSIRO_Lferr_CH_V1, whole genome shotgun sequence, the sequence ACGGAGCTACAGTGAAGGGGTTTTTCAACAACATTATGTTAATGAAAACTTGGACAATAGGTAGCAAAGTCCTCTATACTTGCTCTGCTTTGTATCTTCTCCCTTTGATTGTTATTCCCTCCTtaccaatttatgtggcacactttccttttttgtctgtcccaaaaagaatatcACATTTCTATAATTGGAAACAACTTACCTttaaaatttcccttttatccttaatgaaatgatttatagccacataaatGTCTAAGgattgttttagaccacaaatttcaaaagtcttcctttcttttttaaacattttGCCTAGTCAACGGTgccacttaaattgggacgggggGAGTTCTATTCTAAGTTAACTTATTGAGTTCCTTTATTTGACATTGTATTCCAGTGCGTTCTTCACAAAAGCTCACAAGTATAGATTGCAGTGCTACTATACTGATGAAGGTGGAGTGCTTTTCATCATTGATTTACATCTTGGCCATTTCTACTGGTATCTTTTATGAGATATCACTTTGCTTCCAAGAACTTAAAATTGGTAGTTCTGCAGGGGGCTTATTTGATAAATTCAATGTGCCACGTTTTTGGAGGTTGCACAAGTATCTGCAGCCTAATccttggcttataagttggttgAGAAGAGAAATCCAGGCTTTGACTCAGGTCCTTCAATCTCATCTTTTTCATTGTTTAAATGTTGTAATCTTCAATATAGACTGCACTTCTAACTCAATCTCTTAATAGCTTTTGATTATGATGGTCAATAAATACAACGGTCCCTTGAATCTCAAACAATGAGAAGCATATTTAATGTTTCAGAGAGAAAACAACAGCTTCTGATTATTATTGTGTGCTCATAAACTGTTTCTTACATTGTATATTTGTTCTTATAGCTGAAGTATGGAGGTGAAAACTCTTTTTATTTCCAGACTGAACAAGTTTTTTGGGTTCTCTGTAAGGTAGAGAGTACTAATTTGCAACCAATAGGAAACTTTCTACACAACCGGAATATCCATGGGTATTTATTAGTTAATCTTTTAATAGTCCTTAGTTGAAGTAAACCTTGGTGTAACTGGCCACTTTTTCCCCTCAGAGTCAGGTTGAAGTCACTGGGATAATCTCTCATCTAGAGGTAAAGCTTCCTACAACCCCTATTCCCTAGTCATCAACAACCTGTTTCTCATCTTAGGCAACTGACTTCCTATATGCCTATTTACCTCCACAAGATATTTAAACATGCAACTATAAAGagcttatattaaaaaaaaattaacgtcAATTGATGTTACTTTGATCCCATTTTCTCATAAAATGATACGTTGAAAACACATCATAGTTGTCTAACCATTACAAAATGGTTTGTAGCGACCTTTTGAAACTTTCTTTCCTTGAGTGCTGTGACTGAAAGTTGCAAAATGGGATCCATGGAGAACTTTGGTGATTATTGATCATGTCATTCTTATTGCAATAATACATCAAAGTTCATTAAACTGATATGTCAATAATTCACTATCCTTGTAAGTTGTAACTTCACAAGAAACATCATTGTATGTCATTTCTGCTGATTCTGATTCTTTTACACGTCATGCAGGAGGAAGATGTAGATATTATTGTACATCATATACTTGGTGTGATTGATTCGTTTAGAAGGTAATGTCTGCTGTAAATTAttgatattttgcataaaatgaACTTGCCACCATCAAGCTAACCTCTGTGTTTGCTTCTAGCTCTGTGTGAAAGTTAAATagcattttcttgaaaattagtCACCTTAAAAGTCATGTTATTGTTTTCATGTTCGCTTAATTGATCACCGTTATGCATTTCCAGTATTAGATGAATGATTTTTCAGCTGGTTTGCAGAAATGAGCAAAAGCAAATAAAAGTTACTCAAGCAAAGCAAGAAGAATTCAAGATCATGGTATCTGAAGCAGCAAGGCCTTTCCTGACAGGTCGTACTGATAGATTCGTGAACGAGTTAGAACTGTTTCTAGCTTCATCTTTGACTATTGATGCTTTTGATAGCGTCTATATCCAACATTTGGGTTGGAAAGTTCCTGAAATGGTCGGGGAGGGTGAGGTAGGAGAACCAGTTGAACATGCCCCTTTGGTTCCCCATTTGTACTTC encodes:
- the LOC132064217 gene encoding uncharacterized protein LOC132064217 isoform X1 encodes the protein MAEDGRNGAEQPGSDPNPCPICLATVTEKSYLDQCFHKFCYGCILRWIKVVTSKHSHAPASVKCPLCKTENFSIVRSYSEGVFQQHYVNENLDNSAFFTKAHKYRLQCYYTDEGGLFDKFNVPRFWRLHKYLQPNPWLISWLRREIQALTQSQVEVTGIISHLEEEDVDIIVHHILGVIDSFRRNEQKQIKVTQAKQEEFKIMVSEAARPFLTGRTDRFVNELELFLASSLTIDAFDSVYIQHLGWKVPEMVGEGEVGEPVEHAPLVPHLYFFDEDCDENE
- the LOC132064217 gene encoding uncharacterized protein LOC132064217 isoform X2 → MAEDGRNGAEQPGSDPNPCPICLATVTEKSYLDQCFHKFCYGCILRWIKVVTSKHSHAPASVKCPLCKTENFSIVRSYSEGVFQQHYVNENLDNSAFFTKAHKYRLQCYYTDEGGLFDKFNVPRFWRLHKYLQPNPWLISWLRREIQALTQEEDVDIIVHHILGVIDSFRRNEQKQIKVTQAKQEEFKIMVSEAARPFLTGRTDRFVNELELFLASSLTIDAFDSVYIQHLGWKVPEMVGEGEVGEPVEHAPLVPHLYFFDEDCDENE